The genomic DNA cgaaccagtagtggaaattttgagtagttcagagaaccggcaaataccacctctggctggccccgcctccataTGTTTgcagcctcccgagtcccagctgatcagagtcccagctgatcggctgggtcttctgttACCCTGCGCaggagaacggaactggaaagcaggttagtggggtggagagggaatggagattttgcagtatcgttcctTCCCCCGAAgcggggaggaaatgtagattttacaatatccttcccccgaagtggggagggaatggggattttgcagtgtcattcccctggagtggggaaagaatggggattttgcagtatccttcccatggagtgagaagggaatggagattttgcaggatccttctcccaggagtggagagggaatggagattttacagtatccttcccccaggagtggagagggaatggagattttacagtatccttcccccgaagtggggagggaatggggattttgcagtgtcattcccctggagtggggaaagagtggggattttgcagtatccttcccatggagtgagaagggaatggagattttacagcatccttctcccaggagtggggagggaatgggaattttgcagcatccttcccctaccacgcccaccaagacacgacatgcccacagaaccggtagtaaaaaacttttgaatcccaccactggttcaactGTCCTAGacatcaggaaatctctccttagttctagattgtatctcttcttcttgattagtttccacccattgccatCTGATGCTTCGGATAATTGATCGACAACCCccccttctctgtgacagcctctcaaatattggaagactgctatcatgtcaccttctcttcattagacactGGGCACACCTATCAGCTTATATTATAGCTTATCAGCTTATATGTACTCCGATACAGGATGCAATTTTGGGAGCAGAGATCTCGCCTCCTGTGCTTCTGTCTAGTGCCGTGcccctaccctgttttcccggaAATAATAACCTGTTTCCCCGaaagtaagacctccctggataataagcccaattgggcttttgagcgcatgcactaaaataagccctccctgaaaatattgcaacacagcagcagccatgaggtgaccaccctcaccgcctcctgcaccccaaaaataataagacctccccgaaaataaggccaagtgcttatttcaagagtcaaaagaaaataagaccatgtcttattttcggggaaacccggtacctccccggataataagctgaATCGAGCTTTTGAGGGCATGTGCTAAAAtcagccctcccccgaaaatcagccctccctgaaaatacttaAATGCATGTGCAGCCAGTCCTCACCATTTCCTGGCAAGAGTGTGCTAGAAACAGACAGAACCTCTggtcctctctggatcagctgatccatgggccGAGGTTGAGgggcctcctgtacctcaaaaataataaggcctcctcgaaaataaggccaagcgcttatttcaggggtcaaaagagaagaagaccgtgtcttattttcggggaaacgcggTAGATAACACATGGGCTTGAATTATCAAATGAATGAACCGGTTTGCCATGCTGCTGCTTGTATTCAGGAGCGCATCTTTTCTTCAATGCTGTTCTCCAGGCATCACCACCAGAAGCTGAAGCATTCCTACTCTGCCAACAGCGTGGAAGATGCTCGTCTTCCAAACAGAACTAGCCGGAAGAGAAAGCACACAGCGGGCAGCCAGCTCCCCGTTCGAATGAATCAACCCAAACGGAAATGTGAGTTGAGTATAAACattaagaagagccgaggtggcgcagtggttagggtgcagtactgcaggccacttcagctgactgctgtctgcagttcagcggttcaatcctaaccgtctcaaggttgactcggccttccattcttccgaggtgggtgaaatgaggatctaGACTCtggggggcaatatatgctgactctgtaaaccgcttagagagggctgaaagccctatgaagcggtatataagtctaactgctattgctattgctattagcaaaCCGAAACTACCCTTGCTTCCATTATGGTGGGATGCCCAATCTGAGCCTTATTTTTAAGGCGTTAGTTCAAATGTCTTCATATTTTCTACAACGGATTACGATGtgtagaataacaagagttgaaaAGGAGCTTGGAGGTCTGGTTTGGTATGGATAGTGCTCGGCTATCCCACTTCCTTCCCTACCTGTCCTGTCTCCTCCTCCAGGCCTCCCCCAGCTGAAGATGCTGTGCGGAACCGACGTTCTGGAGTCCTTCGCCGTGCCCAGCCTCTGGAAGCCGGAAGACATCCAGGAAATCGTCTCCAAGCACGGCATGGTTTGCGTCACCAGGCTGGGGAACCACGCCCAGAAGTTCATCTACGAATCGGACACCCTGTGGAAGCACAAGGAGAACATCGACCTGGTGGAGGAATGGATCACCAATGATATCTCGGCTACCAAGATACGGAGAGCCCTCAGGAGGGGCCAGAGCATACGCTACCTAGTGCCCGACAGGGTCCAGGCCTACATCCAAGAGCATAACTTGTACACTGCCGAGACCGAAGACCAGAACGCAGGGGTGACCCTCGCCCCTTTGCAGAGAAATGCATGAGAGTATCAATTTTTGATGGGCACCAGGAcggaatggagagaaagagaaggaatcgGGGCAGATTGGCTGCAGGTTTAGCTGCTGTCTCCTCCCTGGTGGAATCCCCTTGCATGCCCTGTTTGAATTTTGGAAAGCGATCTGCTTAGCAGCCCAAATGACCACAAACTGGCTTGTTTGCGTGTGACTTGCAGAAAACTGGCAAATTCAACCCGGAGCTTCTGCAGAGGAAACAAAGAGGTGACGGAACGGTCGCAGCTCCGCCCTCCCATCTGCTTGCCGAGCTCCTGTTCTCCCACCGTGGAGATTCAGAGCTGGCTGAAAACAGCCTTTGGCTGCTAGCTTTGATGTCCCGCTCTGGTTTCAAGCAGAACGGGTGCAGAATACGGCTCGGCTTTGAATCGATGGCTGGCCACCTCCGCATGGCGGTTTGTATGTGACTCTGAGGCCTGCTTCTCATTTCTTAGCCCTGATGAGGTCCTGTTTTTAGCCCCTTGCTccttgcacacatacacacacacatacacacgcgcgcatgcccaaactgaaacatGTGAACTGCGCAGATGCGGGgacatacacatgcatgcatgcggaGGTGCGCAGCAGAgtcccgaagaccagctggccagcgggaggcagggCAGCAAGGggtgagatctttttctttcgtgagcttctttCTCATCGTTTGCAGGGACAGAGAAGCTCACGGGAAAAAAaaacgccatggagatctgacttGGTGCAACGGTGCACGTGCCACCGGTTTGCCATCCCGGGCCTACATCTTTTGGAAAGTTTAATATCTACCTCGCCCGGTTTTCTTAGTACTGCAGTCTGGCTCACTTGAAATACACCGTTTAgggtcggggtggggggggggagaggatgcCACCCTATGTGCCTCGTTCAATTGACACACTAAAGTACTTTCTTAGTTGTAAATATGAGCCGTAAACCGTGCGGGCATTTCAAACCATCTGCCAAAGGTGACCTCAGAATGTAACTTTTTAAAGTGCTGGGTCTATCATTGAAGAGTTTAGCCCTGTTGGATGGTTAATAagcctacattaaaaaaaacaaaaccaacatccACGCAGATAACAAACACTAGGCAAACCTTTATTATAATGTAGCAGTTTTCTACAAacatggattattattttttaattatggttAGAGCATCCAAATCATGTAAGCCATGCAGACTGATCATGTGGGGGGTTATTTTGGCCATCAGGAAGATAACAAAGGTGGTCTTTCCTGCGTGGCCACAGTTGTTTCATATCTCCGTAAACTACCAAACCTAGTTTATCTTCTGTGGTTTCCACTCAGCAGCTCATTGTATATatcctaggattttttttttcatcccctaaatcagtgggttttttttccccaaacttggcatctttcagatgggtggacttccaactcccagaactcccccagacaacatgaattctgggagtcgaagtccactcatcttaaaagttgtcaagtttgggaaaCTGCCCTATTTCGATCGAGTCGGAACTGTTGATTCGGGAGTAAGAAACATGCGATGAATTTTGCTGCTGCTCAAATTTCTGCCCTAGCAGGAACGAGCTcatttgaagcttttttttttttaaaaaaaaattcagctgtGTAacgtgaattaaaaaaaaaaaaactggaaataggggagaggggaaaaagagaaataataggAAATAAAGAAAACACAAATTTGGCTATGATGATGGAAGATTGGCTCCGGACTGTTACAGATTCTGTTTAGTGGTGGGAGAAAATATACATGCTGGAATAAGAAATACCCTTATAAAAAGTCTTCCCTCATCAATGTTGTTATTTCTGATTATTTTCTGTGTCTGCCTCTATGAACGTTTTCCTTGGAAATGTTtaatgttgttcttttttttaatattttacctattaacaaaaaaaaaaagagagtcctTTTATGCACGTGGGTTTTAACCGCAGAACTGCACATTGCTTCCCTCTACACAACCTACCCTTCAAAATCATAATGCTGCTGTAAaactgtgtgcgtgcgtgtgtataCTTTAAATCCTGGACTTGATAACAAAATCGTAATGTGAATGAACCACAAAATCAACCCATACCCTTCTCTGTCATGTGGATGGGCAAAATAACAATAAATGTGGTGAAATGTAATCAGAAATCAAATCAGTTTTGGTCATTTTTTCCGCCGGGATGGCAAAGTGGCCCTTAGCTTAGGGCTGACCCTGAATATTTCACTTGGGTCAAAATAACTTTGAAAACCGACTGTGCTGACAGTTGGGTCTCATTTCAGTTTTAACTGCAAAAAGTTAAGTCGGCCTGAAAACATGGCCGtatttcgccctcccagagcctccacgcaggcccggcaccagtggtgggtttcaaaaattgttcgaacctactctgtgggtgtggcctccttcgtgggagtggcttgctgcccatgtgaccggatgggagtggcttgccgcccatgtgaccggatatgaagatgccgacgacacttgtcagaaccaccttaaattacctctcacacagcactggcctgcataagaataggatgtaaacttgtttttgaaaaggcatctttggtttgcgttaaaacaacttcaacacacgcaatgttctgattgcaccacaaacgcagtagtcatccttacctttcagagaggcactgagttttataaataggagcatgatagcgtagaataatcatatccaaggaccagtggtgggtttcaaaagattttggaacctcttctgtaggtgtggcctgctttccgggtccactggtgggacctcttctaaccggttcggtagatttgacgaaccggttctaccgaataggtgcgaactggtaggaacccacctctgccctgcacttaccgtatttttcagagtataagacacacctcccctcccccccaaaaactgtgaaaatctggctgcgtcttatacactgaacacagcatttttggcctcctgaaaccccgcccccttcataaacatggacgtgcagagggtttgggaggcctacaaaatgtcctggggactggggagggcaaacatgagcaaaaaatgggccatttttgctcatttttaacctcccccagcccccaggagcactctacaagcctcctaaaggctatgtatgtcTTTTTGGGGGGcagaaaacgggctgtttttttgctcatttttgtcccccctgcccgcagcccccaggagcagtctaccagcctaaaggctatgcatgtccttgtttttagcaaaaaatgggcccgtttttgcaaacaaatgggccttttttgcttgtttttgctccgTCCCCCCtgcgcccccaggagcactttgcaggcttctcaaactctctgcatgccctgattttcacaaaaaaatgtggcatgcagagggtttgggaggtctgcagagtgcaaaattgtttttttctttaaatttacttcttcaaaattttggcgcgttttatactctgaaaaatacggtgcctggcatccaaaatgggccaggtGGACACTcttggaaggggaggggaggggaggtgtgGGCAGGCCTGCctctgaaaataaaccctccccgaaaatattgcaacgtagcagcagccatgaggtgaccaccgaCTCCTACGCcttaaaaataaagccaagcgcttatgggggggggggggcaaaagaaaattgtCAATTTCGTAAGGTtaccatggtgaggaaagggggggggagcgcattccacgcatGCTTTTTACTAGAGTTGGATCTCacattactacagcaggcttgggaggggtgcacctcattggggaatgtggtttatgacacagactgaggcagtggtgggtttcaaaaatttttagaacctcttctgtaggtgtggcctgctttgtgggaatggcttgccagccatgtgaccgggtgggagtggcttgccagccatgtgactgagtgggagtggtttggcagtcatgtgactgggtgggcgtggccaacttgtaaaatgtggtgaaactcacttaacaacgctcttgtttagcaaccaaaaatgttggctcagaaactctggcatttgaagcacgcaagtcttaaagctgtcaagttacaagtccctcgcacccctaaccctttagggaaaaaaaaaccccaaaggtgttcaaacttgacagctttaagacttgtggacttcaactcccagaattcctcctccagtcatgttggctcaaggaactctggcattgaagcacacaagtcttaaagctgtcaagttacaagacccttgcacccctaaccctttagaaaaaaacctccagggatgttcaaacttgacagctttaagactttaaggtttagataggagtCTTAAAGgtgggtggggtgattggtgagccagccaattacTAAGCAGCGGGCGCGGCGAttagtgagccagccaatcagtgggcGGCGGTCGGGgttagaggttagaactggcaggaacccacccctggactgaggggagggaaggaacagctaaagttcagctataattcaaacgaggctcagatctgactgcaataaggtcttgccaaaatggtgctcctaataaacgattggttttcttttgaaatttggctcgagtctcatgaatcaattagggcatctttcggaaacctgacaaaaataagacccttattttcagggaaacacggtacctgtTTACCTGAAGCTGACACCAAGATCACTGAATCCCAATGTTCTCTTGGCTCAGATCAAATGAATGAAGCCAGCTGTGATAGATAAAACAAGATTTGTAGCAGCGTGTGTGAGGCAGCCACACAATTACGATTTAGGTGGTAAGTTGTGGCTTTGTCCCGAGCCCGGTTTTTGTTCCTCTCTCGATCAGGATTGTGTTTGGACTCACATGGCGGTTAGAAAGAGCTGGGAAGGCAGTTAAAATGTGATTAATTGCCCAGCATGAACTCCTGAAACGAGAGCGGACCGGACGGTGCCACCCGATTGTTCACTTTGGGTTAACACCGCGAGGGGAGAGAACAGCGAAACACAAAAGACAAGGAAGCAATTTGGGTTGGCAGCCCCAGGATGATTTGTAGAAATGTGGTTAAGAGTTCACTGACCACCAAGTATTACTGCAGATGTTTCCAGATCCTCTAAAAACAATATCAAGAGAGAAGGAACGTGCTTAAGCGGGAGGAAATCTCTTTTACGCCCACAGATTTAAAAATctcgggtgggggggagagagagagagtaggagagAGACTGATAGCAAACTTTGGCAGCCGTGCATTCCGGAGCAGAGGTTAGGGGTTGGACGTGGCTTCATCCCCCTTTACGCAACAAAATTGAGTTGTGAGGCACGGTGTGTAGAAGGTCACACTGATCTCTGTCCTTGATCATTGCTTTACAAGTCCAGCAACCTCTTTCTCCCTGTATCTTTGGGAAGCATCTAACCCAGGGGGGGTGTCAAACGCTAGGCCCGGGGGGCGCACCCAGATCACcccccctggaaacagcaaaggactggccacatgcagccctcccgagctctgtttttgctggaagagggttgcaggaggctgtcgcagccaaaaacagagctcgggatcctgttttagctggcagagcacttgcATTACTGCagatgcccccaacatgagtgacattgagctggccacgctgACCCAGCTCtccgaggtcaaatacaaccctgatgtggccctcaataaaatcagttgcaggaactgggtatgtctagctgaatgaaaagaaggactaggggagacatgatagcagggttccagtatctcaggggttgccacaaagaagtgggagttaaactattctccaaggcacctgagggtacgacaagaaacaatgggtggaaactaatcaaggagagaagtaacttagaactgaggagaaatttcctgacatttagaacaattaatcaggggaacaaaagttgcctccagaagttgtgaatgccccaacactggaagtctttaagaagatgttggatagccattggtctgaaatggtatagggtctccggccgaagcatggggttggactagaagacctccaatgtcccttccaactctgctatagtattgtattgtaaaacatacatacaaatgcatgtaaggaatagccacacccTGCAAGAGaggctcagagtattatatacgttttaggcagatagaaagaAAGTTTATCCAATCGGTGACAAAGTTTCCTTACTATCTTTAAAGCGTCCTTTTGTCCAACCTCCTGTCTCTGGCTAGCTTATCTGTGGAGGATCTCTATAGCCTTGTGTAGGAGGTGGCCCCGCTTTGCCAAGTTTTTTCCCccggcagaatgctttaaggatttatgagccaggaaaactccctagtttggttctTTTACCTATGGGGCCTCATATTCCCTTGTAACAATctcttctatgttttcaagaatgtgcctagaatagccaagaatagaagcgagaCGCAGCAGTGAGttaacatttgcagtaatgccatccagtattaaggttacaattcactaggctagaaaacaagtaatttctgacagtatacaataatataagcagaagccaataacaaagcttaattcttaataaatgatttctagcagtatatcgtatcagaaacaaacagcaaatattggtttaatcTGTAACTATTATTTAGTCGTAACATAAacaattcataataaaagcaaatagccaatattgattcatattgattGATATAGTCCTTCAGTACATATATATCCTTATAGACCTAAATTTAGTCCATGTATTTTGCTCTCTGCAAAATTATGCAGTAACTTTCCCactttttccttttgtgtgtgcAAACTCATTTTCTGGAGTAAGCCCTAAGAGGTGCCTTATTTCTGAATTAAACTTTAAACCTGAGTTTggcagtgtgcggcagcagccaaaaaggccaatgaaatcctaggctgcattagaAGAATCAAGACCACGTAAAGTTCTAGTatcactttacaaagccttagtaagaccacacttggaattcggAATTCAGTTTTGGCCACcccaatatatattaaaaaaaaggatgttaagactctggaaagagcacagagaaagagCAATAGAAATAATTAAGGGCCCCTGAGGCTacctaaaatatatgaagaatggttgcaggaattgggtatgtctaaacTAGGATTCATGATAGCAGCGttaccaatatttgaggggctgaaatatttggaattgaattgaattgctttatttgtatgccgcccttttccctggggggactcagggcggctcacaattcagggggaggggggacaaacaagttacaaacataaagacaatacatcattaaaaacgcaacaatcatactattcgagtggggttgaggtctctagccccaggcctgtcgggacagccaggttttaagggctacgcggaaggtctggagggtggtgagggtacgaatctccacagggagttcgttccagagggttggagcagccaccgagaaggctctcctccgggtagttgccagccgacattggccggctgatggaattcggaggaggcctaatctatgggatcttattggcctagtggaggtaattggcagtaggcggtctctcaagtaatgtTATAGGGTCTACTAttttgggttggactagaagacctccaaggtcctttccaactcattCTGCCTGATTTGTATTGAGGCACTGGAATGAAACAAATGCAATAACGTCAACCTGGCTACAATCAAGGAAATTAGCATTAATTTAACCGGGAAAGCCACTCAATATCTAATGGCAGGCGGTTTAACCTCCCACGTGTCACTTTTGTGTCTGGCACAGGTATAGATTTCGCAACCCGCAAGATAGCAAACATGTTGAAGCCTCAGAAGGTCATCAAACAGGAAGGGGATTTGTTTACTATCAGGACGACCAGCACTTTTCGAAACTATTTTGTCGAGTTCAAAATTGGAGAGGAGTTTGAGGAAGATAACAAAGGACTGGACAACCGAAAATGCAGAGTAAGTAACTCACCCAGACCTTTGGGGCGAAACTTTAAATGAACAGCTTTGGCCGTAAGCGTTGACtggatatatttttaaacatttccatGTGTGTTTcgaaatctcttttttttccccttggggcTTTTGAAAGTAGATATTGACAATGTTTGGTCTGATTTGTATATGCTGAGACTTGTCAAAATCATAGTAAACATCTGTATCAggtgtgggttgctgctggcattactgctggtttggtgcgcGTGCACTTttgcctacaaacttgaaattcgacacatatgttcctcttggcttctaggtgctcgctaagaaaggatttttcgaaatgaccaccAGTTCATTGGTAttccttatacagtattatactaACACGCggcgatgctaaggagttagacgttctactccccctccccacctgaaaggaactgtTCCagcaactgccagttgcctcatatgggcatggccagtacaTGACTCATGCGGCCTGTGGGCTGGCCTGATCACATGGTTTTgtagcgaagcacgggtatccagccaGTTTCTTCATATACTaaaccaaattattattttttacttcctTTAATATATTGATGAGCACAtcaatttgcattgcaaaaaggcTTCAATTTATTTAAGATTAATAACTGATTTAATAGGATCAGTTGGTCTTCCCCATGAAGaagtatgaaatataaataaaactgaaGCCCTTTTTCTcctggatttttttgttttaggGGAAGGAATTGGCTTTGTCCATCTTAGCTTTGACCCAGAGTTCTTAAAGAGTCATTAGCCCAGTAATTGAAAATATGCTGGCAgcttaaagtttttaaaagttttaattggTAGAAAATGTGGACTAAAATGTTATTTCTAGAAATCTGTTTATAAGGCCTCTATCCACaccatttaaaataaacttaaatttGTTGCAGTTTAAAACGAagcattaatttttttccccttttctttacaATGCAGAGCGTGGTGTCTTGGGAGAATGATAAACTTGTCTGCACCcagaatggagaaaagaaaaacagagggtGGTCGCATTGGATCGAAGGGGACGAACTGTATTTGGTAGGAAATGTTTGGGGTGGATTAACTTGAATTGATCTAGATCATGATAGCCAGCTCTCAGGGGCCCGGGGTTGGGAAAAGATCCAGCCCTCTTAAATATACCACGTATGAGCCTCATTGAGCTAAAAACATCTCCATGAGGAAACTACAAGTATTTTTTTCCCAAGCTCAGGACACAAAATGTGCATTGAtctaatttttttccagt from Thamnophis elegans isolate rThaEle1 chromosome 15, rThaEle1.pri, whole genome shotgun sequence includes the following:
- the NMNAT1 gene encoding nicotinamide/nicotinic acid mononucleotide adenylyltransferase 1 isoform X2; protein product: MEDSNNRTEVILLACGSFNPITNMHLRLFELARDHLQETGKYKVVKGIISPVGDAYLKKGLISASHRVAMARLAAENSDWLEVDDWESSQKEWQETIKVLRHHHQKLKHSYSANSVEDARLPNRTSRKRKHTAGSQLPVRMNQPKRKCLPQLKMLCGTDVLESFAVPSLWKPEDIQEIVSKHGMVCVTRLGNHAQKFIYESDTLWKHKENIDLVEEWITNDISATKIRRALRRGQSIRYLVPDRVQAYIQEHNLYTAETEDQNAGVTLAPLQRNA
- the NMNAT1 gene encoding nicotinamide/nicotinic acid mononucleotide adenylyltransferase 1 isoform X1, yielding MGQAASSLFSRSAQDIPAGCPRILEGACRDSRLPRQKWLQPRPMEDSNNRTEVILLACGSFNPITNMHLRLFELARDHLQETGKYKVVKGIISPVGDAYLKKGLISASHRVAMARLAAENSDWLEVDDWESSQKEWQETIKVLRHHHQKLKHSYSANSVEDARLPNRTSRKRKHTAGSQLPVRMNQPKRKCLPQLKMLCGTDVLESFAVPSLWKPEDIQEIVSKHGMVCVTRLGNHAQKFIYESDTLWKHKENIDLVEEWITNDISATKIRRALRRGQSIRYLVPDRVQAYIQEHNLYTAETEDQNAGVTLAPLQRNA
- the RBP7 gene encoding retinoid-binding protein 7, whose translation is FNRESHSISNGRRFNLPRVTFVSGTGIDFATRKIANMLKPQKVIKQEGDLFTIRTTSTFRNYFVEFKIGEEFEEDNKGLDNRKCRSVVSWENDKLVCTQNGEKKNRGWSHWIEGDELYLELRCEGQTSTQVFKRG